The following are encoded together in the Campylobacter devanensis genome:
- the trpB gene encoding tryptophan synthase subunit beta, with translation MNAKAYFGKYGGQFVPETVMSALNELEVAYEKIASSDEFKAELNELLRDYVGRPSPLYHAKRLSEHYGHDIYLKREDLNHTGAHKINNALAQALLAKKMGKKKVLAETGAGQHGVATATAAALLGLECDVYMGECDTKRQALNVYKMQLLGANVVPISDGLGTLKEATTAAIQAWVNEIETRFYVIGSAVGPHPYPKIVRDFQSIIGTEAKAQLDEKGVKADYIIACVGGGSNAIGIFSAFLDDLSVNIIGVEAAGLGIETKYHAATLTKGADGIIHGMKTIVLQDEFGMILPVHSISAGLDYPGVGPEHAHLQDIGRVSYYAVSDDECINALRLLSKLEGIIPAIESSHALAYLDKLCPTLQKRSNIVVNVSGRGDKDMHTIMDYKKGTIYG, from the coding sequence ATGAATGCAAAAGCCTATTTTGGTAAATATGGTGGCCAATTTGTTCCTGAAACCGTGATGAGCGCATTAAATGAGTTAGAAGTTGCTTATGAAAAAATAGCTAGTAGCGATGAGTTTAAGGCTGAGTTAAATGAGCTTTTAAGAGATTATGTAGGCAGACCAAGCCCATTGTATCACGCCAAAAGGCTAAGTGAGCATTATGGGCATGATATCTATCTAAAAAGAGAAGATCTCAATCACACAGGAGCTCACAAGATCAATAACGCCCTAGCCCAAGCTTTGCTTGCCAAAAAAATGGGTAAAAAGAAGGTCTTAGCCGAAACAGGCGCTGGCCAACACGGCGTAGCTACTGCGACTGCGGCGGCGCTTTTGGGTTTGGAGTGCGATGTTTATATGGGTGAATGCGATACCAAAAGACAGGCTCTAAATGTCTATAAAATGCAGCTTTTAGGGGCTAATGTAGTGCCTATTAGCGATGGACTTGGCACGCTTAAAGAGGCCACCACGGCAGCTATTCAAGCGTGGGTAAATGAGATAGAAACAAGATTTTATGTGATTGGTTCAGCTGTTGGGCCTCATCCATACCCAAAAATCGTTAGAGATTTCCAAAGCATAATCGGCACTGAAGCCAAAGCACAATTAGATGAAAAAGGCGTAAAAGCTGATTATATCATCGCTTGCGTGGGCGGTGGAAGTAATGCTATAGGCATATTTTCAGCTTTTTTAGATGATCTAAGTGTAAATATAATAGGCGTAGAAGCCGCTGGGCTTGGTATAGAGACTAAATACCACGCAGCGACTCTAACTAAGGGCGCTGATGGCATAATCCATGGGATGAAAACCATCGTTTTACAAGATGAATTTGGAATGATTTTACCCGTTCATAGCATAAGTGCGGGGCTTGATTATCCAGGTGTTGGGCCCGAGCATGCACATTTACAAGATATAGGTAGAGTAAGCTACTACGCTGTTAGTGATGATGAGTGCATAAATGCTCTAAGACTTCTATCAAAATTAGAAGGGATAATACCAGCTATTGAGAGCTCTCACGCCCTAGCCTATTTAGATAAGCTATGTCCTACACTACAAAAACGCTCAAATATTGTAGTAAATGTAAGTGGTAGAGGCGATAAAGATATGCATACTATAATGGATTATAAAAAAGGAACAATATATGGATAA
- a CDS encoding EcoRI family type II restriction endonuclease: MASSDDLRKNKNQHKAKNVNSKSDDKNIGIAMNRTIEYLINRFKNIQNFDGYYFEFGKSLSLKIMMDNIRNGGIRKQFDTNWEENTIMPDGGFLILKKKDDENYQKLLLAAEVKRQGTNDKRLAEGLTKQARGNAIERLGKNLIGIKAMMNHEDITPFVCFGHGDDFNQDDITTKNVFSKLSTMNEFYYLNKTYIFKLDGNSEHNKFAPVSMYFRKDEWSIDEMFEIMKEIAETSLRYYIF, encoded by the coding sequence ATGGCAAGTAGCGATGATTTGAGAAAAAATAAAAATCAACATAAGGCAAAAAATGTAAATTCTAAATCTGATGATAAAAATATTGGAATAGCTATGAATAGAACGATTGAATATTTAATAAATCGTTTTAAAAATATACAAAATTTCGATGGATATTATTTTGAATTTGGAAAATCTTTATCACTAAAAATAATGATGGATAATATCAGAAATGGTGGTATTAGAAAACAATTTGATACAAATTGGGAAGAAAATACTATCATGCCAGACGGTGGATTTTTGATTTTAAAAAAGAAAGATGATGAAAATTATCAAAAGTTGCTTCTAGCAGCAGAAGTTAAACGACAAGGCACAAATGATAAAAGACTAGCAGAAGGGCTAACAAAACAGGCTCGTGGTAATGCTATAGAAAGGCTTGGAAAAAATTTAATCGGAATAAAAGCGATGATGAACCATGAAGATATAACACCATTTGTATGCTTCGGACACGGGGATGATTTTAATCAAGATGATATAACGACAAAAAATGTTTTTTCAAAACTTAGTACAATGAACGAATTTTACTATCTAAATAAAACTTATATTTTCAAACTTGACGGCAATAGCGAACATAACAAATTTGCACCAGTGAGTATGTATTTTAGAAAAGACGAGTGGAGTATTGATGAAATGTTTGAGATTATGAAAGAAATTGCCGAGACTTCTTTGAGATATTACATTTTTTAG
- a CDS encoding phosphoribosylanthranilate isomerase, with the protein MKPLIKICGIKNLNEAKSVCECEFDAQRVDFIGVIFAQSKRQVSLEMAKNIADLAHKFGIKVVGVFAGIEFDKIAKIVNLTNLDAVQIYEKVDDKAKFGCEVWQVFSVDESLPELNGSYDRVLFDTKGEKKGGNGVKFNWDLLKNLDIKFGLAGGIGVENLKEAIKLKPNLIDINSKIEDEFGFKDSKKIYEILKIVNLGDLR; encoded by the coding sequence ATGAAGCCATTAATCAAAATTTGCGGTATCAAAAATTTAAACGAAGCCAAAAGCGTCTGCGAGTGCGAATTTGACGCTCAAAGGGTGGATTTTATCGGTGTGATTTTCGCTCAGAGTAAAAGGCAAGTTAGCTTAGAAATGGCTAAAAATATTGCTGATTTGGCTCATAAATTTGGTATAAAAGTTGTTGGAGTATTTGCTGGGATTGAGTTTGATAAGATAGCCAAGATAGTGAATTTAACGAATTTAGACGCTGTTCAAATCTATGAAAAAGTAGATGATAAAGCCAAATTTGGTTGCGAAGTTTGGCAAGTTTTTAGCGTGGATGAATCATTACCAGAGCTTAATGGGAGTTATGATAGAGTATTATTTGATACAAAAGGTGAAAAAAAGGGTGGAAATGGGGTTAAATTTAATTGGGATTTACTAAAAAATTTAGATATCAAATTTGGTTTAGCCGGTGGAATCGGTGTAGAAAATTTAAAAGAAGCTATAAAGCTTAAACCAAATTTAATTGATATAAATAGCAAAATAGAAGATGAGTTTGGGTTTAAAGATAGCAAAAAGATATATGAAATTTTAAAAATAGTTAATTTAGGAGATTTAAGATGA
- the trpA gene encoding tryptophan synthase subunit alpha, producing MDKIANAFKGKKANIGYIVAGYPSLEYSKEFLNLLDDSVLDIIEIGIPYSDPLADGKLIANAAFQACHNGVNTTKVFDMLKGVKTSKALVFLVYYNIILAYGEDKFLRQSLECGISGILVPDMPYEESCEFALKCQQYGISLIRLIAPTSTKRSKEILSGSSGFIYAVGSLGVTGGEQSSLDRLKDMIEFIKDNTNLPVAIGFGVKNASDVKKVKEYADGAIIGTKIVEITSKFDPQTAHQKIKELFE from the coding sequence ATGGATAAGATAGCAAATGCTTTTAAAGGCAAAAAAGCAAATATCGGCTACATTGTAGCTGGATATCCTAGCTTAGAATACAGCAAAGAGTTTTTAAATTTACTTGATGATAGCGTGCTTGATATAATTGAGATTGGAATACCTTATTCTGATCCTTTAGCAGATGGCAAACTTATAGCCAACGCAGCATTTCAAGCATGCCATAACGGAGTAAATACAACAAAAGTTTTTGATATGCTAAAAGGTGTTAAAACCTCTAAAGCATTGGTATTTTTAGTATATTACAATATTATTTTAGCTTATGGCGAAGATAAATTTTTACGCCAAAGTTTAGAGTGTGGTATTAGTGGAATTTTAGTACCTGATATGCCTTATGAGGAGAGCTGCGAGTTTGCTCTTAAATGTCAGCAATATGGCATTAGCTTAATTCGCCTTATTGCCCCTACAAGCACTAAACGCTCAAAAGAGATTCTAAGCGGCTCTAGTGGATTTATATATGCTGTTGGCTCTCTTGGCGTAACAGGTGGCGAACAAAGCTCACTAGATAGACTCAAAGATATGATTGAGTTTATAAAAGACAATACCAATTTACCTGTCGCCATAGGCTTTGGGGTCAAGAATGCTAGCGATGTCAAAAAGGTAAAAGAGTATGCAGATGGCGCAATTATAGGCACAAAAATTGTAGAGATTACAAGCAAATTTGACCCACAAACCGCACATCAAAAGATAAAAGAGTTATTTGAATAG
- the fliN gene encoding flagellar motor switch protein FliN, giving the protein MNETNTSQNGLFRDYDELLDIGVEFISDLGMTTISVRELLRLDVGSVIDLDKPAGESVELYINNRIFGKGEVMVYEKNLAIRINEILDSKSVIQYFRRELI; this is encoded by the coding sequence ATGAACGAGACAAATACAAGCCAAAATGGATTATTTCGTGACTACGATGAGTTGCTAGATATTGGCGTAGAGTTTATTAGTGATCTTGGTATGACTACTATTAGCGTACGTGAGCTTTTACGACTTGATGTTGGTTCAGTTATAGATTTAGATAAACCAGCTGGTGAAAGCGTAGAACTATACATCAATAATAGAATATTTGGCAAGGGCGAGGTAATGGTGTATGAAAAAAACTTGGCAATCCGTATAAATGAGATATTAGATTCTAAATCTGTAATCCAATATTTTAGAAGAGAGCTAATATGA
- a CDS encoding chemotaxis protein CheX — protein sequence MLNAINYATRHFCTDVFGYEIKEGKSLGKDLYGASIPLYKDDIEFQFYLYFKKETLELFVDKLFNTEEAKKTDLGDLSREVANQIVGYAKNLLSDNNDGIYRLGTPEFLGKVERFPVRLEKSHIFKIKNKTFKIGYKKV from the coding sequence ATGCTAAATGCTATCAATTATGCTACTAGACACTTTTGCACTGATGTATTTGGTTACGAGATAAAAGAGGGAAAAAGTCTAGGAAAAGACCTATATGGTGCTAGTATTCCCTTATATAAAGATGATATAGAGTTTCAATTTTATCTATATTTTAAAAAAGAGACTTTAGAGCTTTTTGTAGATAAACTATTTAACACTGAAGAGGCTAAAAAGACTGATTTAGGCGATTTAAGCAGAGAGGTAGCTAATCAAATCGTAGGTTATGCCAAGAATCTCTTAAGTGATAATAATGATGGAATTTATAGGCTTGGTACACCTGAATTTTTAGGCAAAGTTGAGAGATTTCCAGTTAGACTTGAAAAATCTCATATCTTTAAAATAAAAAATAAAACTTTCAAAATAGGTTATAAAAAAGTATGA
- a CDS encoding DNA adenine methylase — protein MSENKEYLSEQLISYLGNKRSLLSNITKVITDIKNNLAKSKISFADVFSGSGIVARAAKSYSSVIFANDLERYSYIINSCYLSNSNPNLIDNLSKYFTQIQNNFTPKESFISELYAPKNDENIQKHERVFYSRQNALILGGLRDEISKIPTEFQKYFIAPLLSQASIHSNTGGVFKGFYKDKDGVGKFGGQGENALRRILGKIELKMPIFSNFQSEFEVFQNDALEFAKSISKVDIAYFDPPYNQHPYGSNYFMLNLISDFKAPNIEQISKVSGIPNDWNRSKYNKKAKASDEFFNLLSEFKAKYLIISFSSDGFISMDEFLINLDKIGEVDKVEIKYPTYRASRNLNSRDLYVTEYLYIVKKRIKNGK, from the coding sequence ATGAGCGAAAATAAAGAGTATCTAAGTGAGCAATTAATCAGCTATCTAGGCAATAAACGCTCACTCCTATCAAATATCACCAAAGTAATAACTGATATCAAAAATAATCTTGCCAAAAGCAAGATATCATTTGCTGATGTTTTTAGTGGTAGCGGCATAGTCGCAAGAGCTGCAAAATCCTATTCTAGCGTAATCTTTGCCAATGATTTAGAGAGATACTCATACATTATAAACTCATGTTATCTATCAAATTCCAATCCAAATTTGATAGATAATCTATCTAAATATTTTACTCAAATTCAAAATAATTTCACCCCAAAAGAGAGCTTTATAAGCGAACTTTACGCCCCAAAAAATGATGAAAATATCCAAAAACATGAAAGAGTTTTTTACTCTAGGCAAAATGCGTTAATTTTAGGCGGTTTAAGAGATGAAATATCTAAAATTCCAACTGAATTTCAAAAATATTTTATCGCTCCACTGCTTAGCCAAGCCTCCATTCATTCTAATACCGGTGGGGTTTTCAAAGGATTTTATAAAGACAAAGATGGTGTTGGAAAATTTGGCGGACAGGGCGAAAATGCATTGAGGCGAATTTTAGGCAAAATAGAGCTAAAAATGCCGATTTTTTCAAATTTTCAAAGTGAATTTGAGGTTTTCCAAAATGACGCTTTAGAATTTGCCAAATCCATATCAAAAGTTGATATAGCCTATTTTGACCCACCTTATAATCAACATCCTTATGGGTCAAACTACTTTATGTTAAATTTAATTAGCGATTTTAAAGCTCCAAATATAGAGCAAATTAGCAAAGTTAGTGGCATACCAAACGACTGGAACCGCTCAAAATATAATAAAAAAGCTAAAGCAAGCGATGAATTTTTTAACCTTTTAAGCGAATTTAAAGCTAAATATCTAATCATCTCATTTAGCTCAGATGGCTTTATCAGTATGGATGAGTTTTTGATAAATTTAGACAAAATTGGCGAGGTTGATAAGGTCGAGATCAAATACCCAACTTACAGAGCTAGTAGAAATTTAAACTCAAGAGATTTATATGTCACAGAGTATCTTTATATCGTTAAAAAAAGGATAAAAAATGGCAAGTAG